A window of the Deinococcus gobiensis I-0 genome harbors these coding sequences:
- the murF gene encoding UDP-N-acetylmuramoyl-tripeptide--D-alanyl-D-alanine ligase, protein MLDPHALPPNLSHGAAVHPEARPAARLTWDSREASPEVAFVALPGEKMHGNAFVQRALEAGAPFVLTDLDVPRAVRVPDAQAALFDWARHERAKNALVVGITGSAGKTTAKSYAAAALDAHFMPVYNTMPAIACFLIEYGASARPLVVEMGIDRPGEMAELMALVRPDVGVVTTIGPAHLEQLGSVEAIVREKGGILTGTRGLVGAQASAFYTGADSYGFGDVTYAGDDLVLTPRGATFTYGDVLVELPLAARVQAEAAVLGLRLAQEAGLHLPDAAERLAQVQVPGGRYRVHPGRYTVIDDAYNASPVAVTAALDALKTQAGGGRTGRRISVLGRMLELGPTERALHAEVGAYARECADLSYGVGVYARELGERASRTVPELLEALRREVRDGDVVLVKASRGISWTPDKRAQEGVGLDVVVDALLRWRDGQD, encoded by the coding sequence ATGCTGGACCCCCATGCCCTGCCCCCCAACCTGTCTCACGGCGCCGCTGTCCACCCGGAGGCCCGGCCCGCCGCGCGCCTGACCTGGGACTCGCGCGAGGCCTCGCCGGAAGTCGCCTTCGTGGCCCTGCCCGGCGAGAAGATGCACGGCAACGCCTTCGTGCAGCGGGCGCTGGAGGCCGGCGCGCCCTTCGTCCTGACCGACCTGGACGTGCCCCGCGCCGTGCGGGTACCGGACGCGCAGGCGGCGCTGTTCGACTGGGCCCGTCACGAGCGTGCGAAGAACGCCCTGGTGGTGGGCATCACCGGCAGCGCGGGCAAGACCACCGCCAAGAGCTACGCGGCGGCGGCGCTGGACGCCCACTTCATGCCCGTGTACAACACCATGCCCGCCATCGCCTGTTTTCTCATCGAATACGGCGCGTCGGCGCGGCCCCTGGTCGTCGAGATGGGCATCGACCGTCCCGGCGAGATGGCCGAACTGATGGCCCTGGTGCGCCCGGACGTGGGCGTGGTCACGACCATCGGCCCGGCGCACCTGGAACAGCTCGGCAGCGTCGAGGCCATCGTGCGCGAGAAGGGCGGCATTCTGACGGGCACGCGCGGGCTGGTGGGCGCGCAGGCCTCGGCCTTCTATACGGGTGCGGACAGCTACGGCTTCGGGGACGTGACCTACGCGGGCGACGATCTCGTGCTCACGCCGCGCGGGGCGACCTTCACCTACGGGGACGTGCTGGTCGAGCTGCCGCTGGCCGCCCGCGTGCAGGCCGAGGCGGCGGTGCTGGGGCTGCGGCTCGCGCAGGAGGCGGGCCTGCACCTGCCCGACGCCGCCGAGCGGCTCGCGCAGGTGCAGGTGCCGGGGGGCCGCTACCGGGTGCATCCGGGGCGCTATACGGTCATCGACGACGCCTACAACGCCTCGCCGGTCGCCGTGACGGCGGCGCTGGACGCCCTGAAGACGCAGGCGGGAGGTGGCCGCACGGGGCGGCGCATCAGCGTGCTCGGGCGGATGCTCGAACTCGGCCCCACCGAGCGCGCCCTGCATGCCGAGGTCGGGGCCTACGCCCGCGAGTGCGCCGACCTGAGCTACGGCGTGGGGGTCTACGCCCGCGAACTGGGCGAGCGGGCCTCGCGCACGGTCCCCGAACTGCTCGAGGCCCTGCGGCGGGAGGTGCGCGACGGCGACGTGGTCCTCGTCAAGGCCAGCCGGGGCATCTCGTGGACGCCCGACAAGCGCGCGCAGGAAGGCGTGGGCCTGGACGTGGTCGTGGACGCGCTGCTGCGCTGGCGGGACGGCCAGGACTGA
- the pilM gene encoding type IV pilus assembly protein PilM: protein MSSFINRLLQSRPAAIGVEIGTSAIKVVALRAGSPPSLQHAVMIPTPIGSMRDGLVVEPQAVATELKNLLAEHRITTRYAVTAVPNQSAVTRNIMVPKMERKDLQEAIKWEAEKYIPYPIDDVSLDYDLLDDPATVPENGQMEVVVAAAPTEAVARQVEVLRLAGLEPTVIDLKSFAALRALRGNLLGEHLTKSTLTGTRYTEAGEVALVMEIGASSSVINLVRGERVLLTRNIGVAADDFTTALQKAFDLDFTAAEDIKLGYATATTPTEDEEDLLNFDMSREQYSPARVFEVVRPVLGDLITEIRRSLEFYRVQSGDVVIDRTFLAGGGAKMRGLPAAISDALGFRVEVASPWLTVQTDQAGVDTGYLQANAPEFTVPLGLALRGVSGRG from the coding sequence ATGTCGAGTTTCATCAACCGCCTATTACAGTCGCGCCCGGCGGCGATCGGGGTCGAGATCGGCACCAGCGCCATCAAGGTGGTCGCGCTGCGCGCGGGGTCGCCGCCCTCCTTGCAGCACGCCGTCATGATCCCTACACCCATCGGCAGCATGCGTGACGGCCTGGTGGTCGAGCCGCAGGCCGTCGCGACCGAGCTGAAGAATCTGCTGGCCGAGCACCGCATCACCACCCGCTACGCCGTGACGGCCGTGCCCAACCAGTCGGCGGTCACGCGCAACATCATGGTGCCCAAGATGGAGCGCAAGGACCTCCAGGAAGCCATCAAGTGGGAGGCCGAGAAGTACATTCCGTATCCCATCGACGACGTGAGCCTCGATTACGACCTGCTCGACGACCCCGCCACCGTGCCGGAAAACGGCCAGATGGAAGTGGTCGTCGCCGCCGCACCGACCGAGGCCGTCGCGCGTCAGGTCGAGGTGCTGCGCCTCGCGGGCCTGGAGCCGACCGTCATCGACCTCAAGAGCTTCGCGGCCCTGCGCGCCCTGCGCGGCAACCTGCTGGGCGAGCATCTCACCAAGAGCACCCTGACCGGCACACGCTACACCGAGGCCGGCGAGGTGGCGCTGGTCATGGAGATCGGCGCGAGCAGCAGCGTCATCAACCTCGTGCGCGGCGAGCGCGTCCTGCTGACCCGCAACATCGGCGTGGCGGCCGACGATTTCACCACGGCGCTGCAAAAGGCCTTCGACCTCGACTTCACGGCGGCCGAGGACATCAAGCTGGGCTACGCCACCGCGACCACGCCCACCGAGGACGAGGAAGACCTCCTGAACTTCGACATGAGCCGCGAGCAGTACAGCCCCGCGCGCGTGTTCGAGGTCGTGCGGCCGGTGCTGGGCGACCTGATCACCGAGATCCGGCGCTCGCTGGAGTTCTACCGCGTGCAGAGCGGCGACGTGGTCATCGACCGGACCTTCCTGGCCGGCGGCGGGGCCAAGATGCGCGGCCTGCCGGCGGCCATCAGCGACGCGCTGGGCTTCCGGGTCGAGGTCGCCAGCCCCTGGCTGACGGTCCAGACCGACCAGGCGGGCGTGGACACCGGCTATCTCCAGGCCAACGCCCCCGAGTTCACGGTGCCGCTGGGGCTGGCGCTGCGCGGGGTGAGCGGCCGTGGTTGA
- the aroC gene encoding chorismate synthase gives MRYLTAGESHGPQLTAILEGLPSQLPLGKADIDPWLKKRQGGYGRGRRMVIESDEAEILSGVRAGRTTGAPITLAIANKDHRNWTEIMSPESGGEPRKKALTDARPGHADLTGGIKYRHKDLRDVLERASARETAARVAVGSVALKLLSELGIEGANYVSSLAGIETRQAFSWDALEAIEDSDLRTPDADAAEQMRERIDQAKKDGDTLGGILEVRFRGLPVGLGSFVHYDRKLDGKIAQAALSVQAMKGVEIGRAFENAVKPGSSVHDAVYYRGGTYARDTNGAGGLEAGMTNGEELIVRVAMKPIATLMKPLPTVNVVSHEASDAARERSDTTAVPAAGVILQCVIGWVLAEAVLEKFGGDTLPELQERVAAARAFSGAY, from the coding sequence ATGAGGTACCTGACCGCCGGAGAATCGCACGGGCCGCAGTTGACGGCCATCTTGGAGGGGCTGCCGTCGCAGTTGCCGCTGGGCAAGGCCGACATCGACCCCTGGCTCAAAAAGCGCCAGGGCGGCTACGGCCGGGGCCGGCGCATGGTCATCGAATCCGACGAGGCCGAGATCCTGAGCGGCGTGCGGGCCGGGCGCACGACGGGCGCGCCGATCACGCTGGCCATCGCCAACAAGGATCACCGCAATTGGACCGAAATCATGTCGCCCGAGAGCGGCGGCGAGCCGCGCAAGAAGGCCCTCACCGACGCCCGTCCCGGCCACGCCGACCTCACGGGGGGCATCAAGTACCGCCACAAGGACCTGCGCGACGTGCTGGAGCGTGCCAGCGCCCGCGAGACGGCGGCGCGCGTGGCGGTGGGCAGCGTGGCCCTCAAGCTGCTCTCCGAACTGGGAATCGAGGGGGCCAACTACGTCTCCAGCCTCGCGGGCATCGAGACGCGCCAGGCCTTCTCGTGGGACGCGCTGGAGGCCATCGAGGACAGCGACCTGCGGACCCCCGACGCCGACGCCGCCGAGCAGATGCGTGAGCGGATCGACCAGGCCAAGAAGGACGGCGACACCCTGGGCGGCATCCTGGAGGTGCGTTTCCGGGGGCTGCCGGTGGGCCTGGGGTCGTTCGTGCACTACGACCGCAAGCTCGACGGCAAGATCGCGCAGGCCGCTCTCAGCGTGCAGGCGATGAAGGGCGTGGAGATCGGCCGGGCCTTCGAGAACGCCGTGAAGCCGGGCAGCAGCGTCCACGACGCGGTGTACTACAGAGGGGGCACCTACGCCCGCGACACCAACGGTGCGGGCGGCCTGGAAGCGGGCATGACCAACGGCGAGGAACTCATCGTGCGGGTCGCCATGAAGCCCATCGCCACCCTCATGAAGCCGCTGCCGACCGTGAACGTCGTCTCGCACGAGGCCTCCGACGCGGCCCGCGAGCGCAGCGACACGACCGCCGTGCCCGCCGCCGGGGTCATCCTCCAGTGCGTGATCGGCTGGGTGCTGGCCGAGGCGGTGCTCGAAAAGTTCGGCGGCGACACCCTGCCCGAGCTTCAGGAACGGGTCGCGGCGGCGCGGGCCTTTTCCGGGGCGTACTGA
- the rplS gene encoding 50S ribosomal protein L19 — MQGMKVNRGAILRAVEQGHIKTDHPDFRPGDTIRVETKVVEGNRTRNQAFEGVVIAVNGSGSRKSFTVRKISFGEGVERVFPFSSPLVAKVTVLERGKVRRAKLYYLRDLRGKAARIKSDRSRVMKDAARATQAKQAAAASAQAEVAAPEAQGE; from the coding sequence ATGCAAGGCATGAAGGTGAACCGTGGCGCGATCCTGCGCGCCGTCGAGCAGGGCCACATCAAGACCGACCACCCCGACTTCCGCCCCGGCGACACCATTCGCGTCGAGACGAAGGTCGTCGAAGGCAACCGCACCCGCAACCAGGCCTTCGAAGGCGTGGTCATCGCCGTGAACGGCTCGGGCAGCCGCAAGAGCTTCACGGTCCGCAAGATTTCCTTCGGTGAAGGCGTGGAGCGCGTGTTCCCCTTCAGCAGCCCCCTCGTCGCCAAGGTGACGGTCCTGGAACGCGGCAAGGTGCGCCGCGCCAAGCTGTACTACCTGCGCGACCTGCGCGGCAAGGCGGCCCGCATCAAGAGCGACCGCAGCCGCGTGATGAAGGACGCCGCGCGCGCCACCCAGGCCAAGCAGGCCGCCGCCGCCTCGGCCCAGGCCGAAGTGGCCGCCCCCGAAGCCCAGGGCGAGTAA
- the pilO gene encoding type 4a pilus biogenesis protein PilO: MFAKLAPQYLFALAAALFVAVLALFYTLVIQPRYAQISSLRDDLSARQLTETQYRSASAAVPNLRTTVARLEVERSEFLRALPPTTRFAQVVEQLRANVSAAGAEMGNLSFAPAATGSVTLPAGVRSVGINMNVSGTFPQLFQVLRSLETQNRFTTVSTLGLQLPTATSFNPSLEGTMGLTVYTYDPAQTGAAVPASASSAAAPATGGTR, encoded by the coding sequence ATGTTCGCTAAGCTCGCGCCGCAGTACCTCTTCGCGCTGGCCGCCGCGCTGTTCGTGGCCGTGCTGGCGCTGTTCTACACGCTGGTCATCCAGCCCAGGTATGCCCAGATTTCGTCTCTGCGCGACGACCTCTCTGCGCGGCAGCTCACCGAGACCCAGTACCGCTCGGCGTCGGCGGCCGTACCCAACCTGCGCACGACCGTCGCGCGTCTGGAAGTCGAGCGCAGCGAATTCCTGCGCGCGCTGCCGCCGACCACACGCTTCGCCCAGGTCGTCGAGCAGTTGCGCGCCAACGTGAGCGCCGCTGGCGCAGAGATGGGCAACCTGAGCTTTGCCCCGGCCGCTACGGGGAGCGTGACCCTGCCGGCCGGCGTGCGCTCGGTGGGCATCAACATGAACGTCAGCGGGACCTTTCCGCAGCTGTTCCAGGTGCTGCGCAGCCTGGAAACCCAGAACCGCTTCACGACGGTCAGCACCCTCGGCCTGCAACTGCCGACCGCCACGAGCTTCAATCCGTCGCTGGAGGGCACGATGGGCCTGACGGTCTACACCTATGACCCGGCGCAGACCGGCGCGGCCGTGCCCGCCTCGGCGTCCAGCGCGGCGGCTCCGGCCACCGGAGGGACCCGGTGA
- a CDS encoding shikimate kinase, translating into MPGGAPVSPPATLGAEVERALRDELTAQTQAAADLQAFPVTAVMSGAGDSSRLSDMSTTGLIERPVSWVALAGFMGTGKSRIGWELSRALALHFVDTDKLITRVVGKSIPEVFAEEGEGYFRACEREVVGRVTRLDHAVISLGGGTFIHEENRRSLLERGPVVVLWATPETVYQRTKHSDRPLLSAPDPLARIRTLMDEREGVYRQGTIHVHSDGRPSEEIVAEVIERLWHWSDLHAPSDWTSRAAD; encoded by the coding sequence ATGCCCGGCGGCGCACCCGTTTCTCCGCCGGCCACGCTGGGGGCCGAGGTCGAGCGCGCATTGCGTGACGAGCTGACGGCCCAGACGCAGGCCGCGGCCGACCTTCAGGCTTTCCCTGTAACGGCCGTCATGTCGGGGGCGGGCGATTCGTCTAGACTCTCCGACATGTCAACGACGGGCCTCATCGAACGCCCGGTCAGCTGGGTGGCGCTGGCAGGCTTCATGGGCACCGGCAAGAGCCGTATCGGCTGGGAGCTGAGCCGGGCGCTGGCGCTGCATTTCGTGGATACCGACAAGCTCATTACCCGTGTGGTGGGCAAGAGTATCCCCGAAGTCTTCGCCGAGGAGGGCGAAGGGTACTTCCGCGCCTGCGAGCGCGAGGTGGTGGGGCGCGTGACGCGGCTGGACCACGCGGTCATCAGCCTGGGAGGCGGCACCTTCATCCACGAGGAAAACCGCCGTTCGCTGCTGGAGCGCGGTCCGGTGGTCGTGCTGTGGGCCACGCCCGAGACGGTCTACCAGCGCACCAAGCACAGCGACCGGCCCCTCCTGAGCGCCCCCGACCCCCTGGCGCGCATCCGCACCCTGATGGACGAGCGCGAGGGGGTCTACCGCCAGGGCACCATCCACGTCCACAGCGACGGCCGTCCCTCCGAGGAGATCGTGGCCGAGGTCATCGAGCGCCTGTGGCACTGGTCGGACCTCCATGCGCCGAGCGACTGGACGAGCCGTGCGGCGGATTGA
- the lipB gene encoding lipoyl(octanoyl) transferase LipB codes for MSVPAFDILDLGTLPYPEAWALQKRHHDRVAGGGRPTLLLVEHPAVLTLGRKAREGENIVVTREYLAAQGIGVFEVERGGDVTYHGPGQLVAYAVFPVGRRVRDFLRLLEQSVVTALDTLGLPDARPNPGYAGVYVPDREVGGLPRHQKLASIGVAVKRHVALHGVGMNVTTNLDHFDLIVPCGLTDTQMTSVAREYDLRGLPRTATMPEAKAALAGAFTTTFDTYDWTLPELAAAGS; via the coding sequence GTGAGCGTTCCGGCATTCGACATTCTTGACCTGGGCACGCTGCCCTATCCCGAGGCGTGGGCGCTGCAAAAGCGGCACCACGACCGCGTGGCCGGGGGCGGCCGTCCCACGCTGCTGCTCGTCGAGCACCCAGCCGTGCTGACCCTGGGCCGCAAGGCCCGCGAGGGCGAGAACATCGTCGTGACCCGCGAGTACCTCGCCGCGCAGGGGATCGGGGTCTTCGAGGTCGAGCGCGGCGGCGACGTGACCTACCACGGTCCCGGTCAGCTCGTCGCCTACGCCGTCTTTCCGGTGGGGCGGCGGGTGCGCGATTTCCTGCGCCTCCTCGAACAGAGCGTGGTGACGGCGCTGGACACCCTGGGCCTGCCCGACGCACGCCCCAACCCCGGCTACGCGGGCGTGTACGTCCCCGACCGTGAGGTGGGGGGCCTGCCCCGGCACCAGAAGCTCGCCTCCATCGGGGTGGCGGTCAAGCGGCATGTCGCGCTGCACGGCGTCGGCATGAACGTCACCACGAACCTCGACCACTTCGACCTGATCGTGCCCTGCGGCCTCACCGACACGCAGATGACCAGCGTGGCCCGCGAGTACGACCTGCGTGGCCTGCCCCGCACGGCGACCATGCCGGAGGCCAAGGCGGCGCTGGCCGGAGCGTTCACGACCACCTTCGACACCTACGACTGGACGCTGCCGGAGCTCGCGGCGGCGGGGAGCTGA
- the lipA gene encoding lipoyl synthase, translating into MTQSESAQNAAPKEPKFVKNGIYRKDSVPVREKKPEWLKVTIPTGQVFTEVRKIVKEHRLHTVCEEAMCPNIGECWSRGTATFMLMGHICTRACRFCAVDTGNPMGKLDLDEPRHVAESVKLMGLKYVVLTSVDRDDLPDGGAYHFAKTVQAIKRENPETRVEALTPDFGGNTHCVDLVLDSGVDTYAQNLETVRRLTHPVRDRRADYDQTLAVLAHAKQARPDVITKTSIMLGLGETREEITEAMRDCRAAGVDVLTFGQYLRPTMHHLPVERYVSPAEFDEIREEGMALGFLEVVAGPLVRSSYKAEQIVMDRPGNLPEHLAHLDAGSELSLI; encoded by the coding sequence ATGACCCAATCCGAATCGGCGCAGAACGCCGCCCCCAAGGAACCCAAGTTCGTCAAGAACGGCATCTACCGCAAGGACAGCGTGCCGGTGCGCGAGAAGAAGCCCGAGTGGCTCAAGGTCACCATCCCGACCGGGCAGGTCTTCACCGAGGTCCGCAAGATCGTCAAGGAGCACCGCCTGCACACGGTCTGCGAGGAAGCGATGTGCCCCAACATCGGCGAGTGCTGGTCGCGCGGCACCGCCACCTTCATGCTCATGGGCCACATCTGCACCCGCGCCTGCCGCTTCTGCGCGGTGGACACGGGCAACCCGATGGGCAAGCTCGACCTCGACGAGCCGCGCCACGTCGCCGAGAGCGTCAAGCTGATGGGCCTGAAGTACGTCGTGCTGACCTCGGTGGACCGCGACGACCTGCCCGACGGCGGCGCGTACCACTTCGCCAAGACCGTGCAGGCCATCAAGCGCGAGAACCCCGAAACCCGCGTGGAGGCCCTGACGCCCGACTTCGGCGGCAACACCCACTGCGTGGACCTCGTGCTGGACAGCGGCGTGGACACCTACGCCCAGAACCTGGAGACCGTGCGCCGCCTGACCCACCCGGTGCGCGACCGCCGCGCCGACTACGACCAGACCCTCGCCGTGCTGGCCCACGCCAAGCAGGCCCGCCCCGACGTGATCACCAAGACCAGCATCATGCTGGGCCTGGGCGAGACGCGGGAGGAGATCACCGAGGCGATGCGCGACTGCCGCGCCGCCGGGGTGGACGTGCTGACCTTCGGGCAGTACCTGCGCCCGACCATGCACCACCTGCCGGTCGAGCGCTACGTGTCGCCCGCCGAATTCGACGAGATCCGCGAGGAGGGCATGGCCCTGGGCTTCCTGGAAGTCGTCGCCGGGCCGCTGGTGCGCAGCTCGTACAAGGCCGAGCAGATCGTGATGGACCGCCCCGGCAACCTGCCCGAGCACCTCGCGCACCTCGACGCCGGCAGCGAACTCAGCCTGATCTGA
- a CDS encoding secretin N-terminal domain-containing protein — protein sequence MNKRHVFLLTAVLGMAAAQGTSPTTAGTVPAATTVAAADPQLSQANVTIEMGNYSGPLSSLLAAVSKAAGYGLILDVNVDLLQGGTGSGDAGAAPTGATTATSTSTTGSTSGRPVVYSFQNKPFNQVWPLLMDVYGLSYEVVQVGGQPVLRVGNAPIQRIVKLQNADAAQITNQVKLFFGTPTYNELPQRDAQGNTVGVTRTLVDVKLDSPTLRIVPDLRSNSVVVRGTNREVGEVSRLLAQLDVAPSASGTSSASTNIQTVQRVYTVRGQQADISSLLAAQYPNLRVTPVGQTGQLVLTGPQNQIDAALGLLGQVDRETVVAASAQTVQRVFQLVNASAEEVKATLEGTLARDLTPVAQPLANVPVNATDANGNAVTVTVPTTSTSAGQASQVAAAAAAATAAATAAQTGNGATIIADRRTNSIIVRGSPAQVSQIADLIPQLDQVVPQINVQVRIQEVSDQALRTLGLDWKVGFGGFNVSVGSGGLGAAFDPTRSLVGFNIFPTLTALENQNLTKRVYDGSISMQSGQRSLTSASGAQNASSNAAANIKSGGRLEITVPSSAGNIIRQIDYGVNLDFFDPQVSPDGTVTLRVRGQINQPGDIPTSGVPNILNFTNSEAQSTITFKNGQTVLMSGLMGTNETRTNSGVPFLSTLPVIGAAFGKQSTTRTQTQLLVIITGNIVR from the coding sequence ATGAATAAACGACACGTCTTTCTCCTGACCGCCGTGCTCGGCATGGCCGCCGCCCAGGGCACGTCGCCCACCACGGCAGGCACCGTCCCGGCCGCCACCACGGTCGCGGCCGCCGACCCCCAGCTCAGCCAGGCCAACGTGACCATCGAGATGGGCAACTATTCGGGACCGCTGTCGAGCCTGCTCGCCGCCGTGTCGAAGGCGGCAGGCTACGGCCTGATCCTGGACGTGAACGTGGACCTGCTCCAGGGTGGAACAGGGTCGGGCGATGCGGGGGCCGCGCCGACGGGAGCGACCACGGCCACGAGTACGAGCACGACGGGAAGCACGTCGGGACGGCCTGTGGTGTATTCCTTCCAGAACAAGCCCTTCAATCAGGTCTGGCCGCTGCTCATGGACGTGTATGGCCTGAGCTACGAGGTCGTGCAGGTGGGCGGGCAGCCGGTCCTGCGGGTCGGCAACGCGCCGATCCAGCGCATCGTGAAGCTGCAGAACGCCGACGCGGCGCAGATCACCAATCAGGTCAAGCTGTTTTTCGGCACGCCCACCTACAACGAGCTGCCGCAGCGGGATGCCCAGGGCAACACCGTCGGCGTGACGCGGACGCTGGTGGACGTCAAGCTCGACTCCCCGACGCTGAGGATCGTGCCGGACCTGCGCAGCAACAGCGTGGTCGTGCGGGGCACCAACCGCGAGGTCGGCGAGGTGAGCCGCCTGCTCGCGCAACTCGACGTGGCCCCGTCCGCATCGGGGACCAGCAGCGCCAGCACCAATATCCAGACGGTGCAGCGGGTATACACGGTGCGCGGGCAGCAGGCTGACATCAGCTCCCTGCTGGCGGCCCAGTACCCCAACCTGCGGGTGACGCCGGTCGGACAGACCGGGCAGCTCGTCCTGACCGGTCCGCAGAACCAGATCGACGCTGCCCTGGGGCTGCTGGGACAGGTGGACCGCGAGACGGTCGTCGCGGCGAGTGCCCAGACCGTGCAGCGCGTCTTCCAGCTCGTGAACGCCAGCGCCGAGGAGGTCAAGGCCACCCTGGAAGGCACCCTGGCGCGCGACCTGACCCCGGTGGCCCAGCCCCTGGCGAACGTACCGGTCAACGCCACCGACGCCAACGGCAACGCGGTGACCGTCACCGTACCGACCACCTCGACGAGCGCAGGGCAGGCGAGTCAGGTGGCGGCGGCGGCGGCGGCCGCAACGGCCGCAGCGACGGCGGCTCAGACCGGCAACGGCGCGACCATCATCGCCGACCGCCGCACCAACAGCATCATCGTACGCGGCTCACCCGCCCAGGTCTCGCAGATCGCCGATCTGATCCCCCAGCTCGATCAGGTCGTGCCGCAGATCAACGTGCAGGTGCGCATTCAGGAGGTCAGTGACCAGGCACTGCGTACACTGGGCCTCGACTGGAAGGTGGGCTTCGGGGGCTTCAACGTCTCGGTGGGCAGCGGCGGCCTGGGCGCGGCCTTCGATCCCACGCGCAGTCTGGTGGGCTTCAACATCTTCCCGACGCTCACCGCCCTGGAAAACCAGAACCTGACCAAGCGCGTCTACGACGGCAGCATTTCCATGCAGAGCGGGCAGCGCTCCCTGACCTCGGCCAGCGGGGCACAGAACGCTTCGAGCAATGCGGCGGCCAATATCAAGAGCGGGGGCCGACTGGAAATCACGGTGCCGTCGAGCGCCGGCAACATCATCCGGCAGATCGACTACGGCGTGAACCTGGATTTCTTCGATCCACAGGTGTCGCCCGACGGTACGGTCACCCTCCGCGTGCGTGGACAGATCAACCAGCCGGGTGACATCCCGACGTCTGGCGTGCCCAACATCCTGAACTTCACCAACAGTGAGGCCCAGAGCACCATCACTTTCAAGAATGGTCAAACCGTCCTGATGAGCGGCCTGATGGGCACCAACGAGACCCGCACGAACAGCGGCGTGCCCTTCTTGAGTACCCTGCCGGTCATCGGCGCGGCCTTCGGGAAGCAGAGCACCACCCGTACCCAGACGCAGCTGCTGGTGATCATCACGGGCAACATCGTGCGCTGA
- the tsaB gene encoding tRNA (adenosine(37)-N6)-threonylcarbamoyltransferase complex dimerization subunit type 1 TsaB produces MTVPAVTLALDTATPHLTLALGQGAGQPVLEWREEVGRAHAERVAGALDELFARAGLPRRADAVVIGTGPGSYTGVRVGASYALGLARVWGAPVLGVSTLEALVRGDGPQAVALDARKGNVYGAVYEVTAGVVTGTRHAPQKYPLEEFRALAADLPLRLDPLPSGEALLRAGLDHGARDWALAYL; encoded by the coding sequence ATGACCGTGCCCGCCGTGACCCTGGCCCTCGACACCGCGACCCCCCACCTGACCCTGGCGCTGGGGCAGGGGGCCGGGCAGCCCGTGCTGGAATGGCGCGAGGAAGTCGGCCGCGCCCATGCCGAGCGGGTGGCGGGCGCGCTCGACGAGCTGTTCGCGCGCGCCGGGCTGCCGCGCCGCGCCGACGCGGTCGTGATCGGGACGGGGCCGGGGTCGTACACGGGGGTGCGCGTGGGCGCGAGCTACGCGCTGGGGCTGGCGCGGGTGTGGGGGGCGCCGGTCCTGGGGGTCTCCACCCTGGAGGCCCTGGTGCGCGGGGACGGCCCGCAGGCAGTCGCGCTCGATGCCCGCAAGGGCAACGTGTACGGCGCGGTCTACGAGGTGACGGCCGGGGTGGTCACGGGCACACGCCACGCCCCGCAGAAATACCCGCTGGAGGAATTCCGTGCCCTGGCCGCCGACCTGCCGCTGCGCCTCGATCCTCTGCCTTCCGGCGAGGCCCTGCTGCGTGCCGGGCTGGATCACGGGGCACGGGACTGGGCCCTGGCCTACCTGTAA
- a CDS encoding fimbrial assembly protein encodes MVEVNLLPAQYRKQSQPGVWKYATWALVPVAAVTMLSLWLATSSQAGGLQREIDAVQGNIDTLTPAKQERDRLAARQQELEQVTTVAQALRDQKTYWSNDLAAFSTQLASAPGVSVSSLTMRPLDAGALATSQQNGIYTGKNVRRELDLSGAASSQQAVINFLNTYENDPGFGVNFKSLQRDARSGNYTFAATVGVVGPAASAASTTGAAGTAAGAAASTPAAGAAPAAPEVAPSATGGSDVR; translated from the coding sequence GTGGTTGAAGTCAACCTGCTGCCCGCGCAGTACCGCAAGCAGTCGCAGCCCGGCGTCTGGAAATACGCCACCTGGGCGCTGGTGCCGGTGGCGGCCGTGACCATGCTCAGCCTGTGGCTGGCGACCTCCTCACAGGCCGGCGGTCTCCAGCGCGAGATTGACGCCGTGCAGGGCAACATCGACACCCTGACCCCCGCCAAGCAGGAGCGGGACCGCCTCGCCGCCCGCCAGCAGGAGCTCGAACAGGTCACGACGGTGGCCCAGGCGCTGCGCGACCAGAAGACCTACTGGTCGAACGATCTGGCGGCTTTCAGCACCCAGCTCGCGTCCGCGCCGGGCGTGTCGGTCAGCAGCCTGACGATGCGCCCGCTGGATGCGGGGGCGCTGGCGACCAGCCAGCAAAACGGCATCTACACCGGCAAGAACGTGCGCCGCGAACTGGACCTGTCCGGCGCGGCGTCGAGCCAGCAGGCGGTGATCAACTTCCTGAACACCTACGAAAACGATCCGGGCTTCGGCGTGAACTTCAAGAGCCTCCAGCGGGATGCCCGGAGCGGTAACTACACCTTCGCGGCGACCGTGGGCGTGGTCGGCCCGGCGGCGAGCGCGGCCTCCACGACCGGAGCGGCGGGGACAGCGGCCGGAGCGGCGGCCAGCACCCCGGCTGCCGGGGCCGCCCCCGCCGCCCCGGAAGTGGCGCCCTCCGCCACCGGAGGCAGCGATGTTCGCTAA